In Podospora pseudopauciseta strain CBS 411.78 chromosome 2 map unlocalized CBS411.78m_2, whole genome shotgun sequence, the genomic stretch ACGGTGTTGTCGAGACTTGGAAACCTGGAATGTGCTGACATCACTGGCGTGGCAAGCAGCGGCGTGAGGGGTGATTCTGGAAGCGGAGGGTATTGAGCGGGTCCGGGACTCAGATAGGGCGAGTGAGCAAAAGACGAAGATGGAGCTGACATCCATGGCTGCTGGTCCTCCTGTGGCGTGTGGTCTAATGTTGTGCTCGAGTAGGAAGGCCTGGTCGTCATCTTGTCAATCACCTTTGACTTGTGGATTTCCAGAGGCTCCTAGGCCCACGTGGACTGGATTGGAGAAGAAACGAACCCGACACTGTAGCGGTGGCTGGCAGGACCCATGACGGGAGAGGCGGCTGAGTAGGGGACCGTCCAGTTTCCAGAATCTTCGAAGTCGCTGTGGCCGGCGTCGCCAAAGTCGCCATAGACGCTTGAGACGGGACTGTAGGCGCCGTAGGGGCTAGGGATGTTAAGATACTGCTGGTTGCCAGAGTGAGGGAACGGGGATGACAGCTGCAGAGGGCTGACGGCGCTGTTGGGAACAGACAAGTCCTCGGTGCTGTAGTTGAATGACACGTTGTCTCCATAGAAGTACTCTGGAGAAGCAGCGGGAACCATGGCCGGTGAACCGTCGTTCATGTAGAAGGGCGGCGCCGTGTACTGATGGAATGCGGGCGTGTCGACAGGATGGGCCCAACCCATGCGGGAGCGGAACTCGTAGACTGTGCCGAGGGGGTGATCCATGAAACTGAGAGAGGTCTGGCCCCTCTCCGAGCTGTTGAGACGTTGATGGATTTCCTCGATAGGCTTGACGGTAAGGCTTCCAAAGTAGGCAGCACCAATGTCGGGGAAAAGACGCTCCATCAGCAAAGCGGCCGTGTAGTAATGAGCAATCACGACCAACGAGTTGGGGGAGCAACTGCTCTGCTGCAGCATATCGACAGGAAGCCAGAACAGCCAGGTGCGCAACGCCCTAAGGCGCTCAAACTGCTGGTGCAAAGGCTGGGTCAAGACGATCTTGCGAGAGCCCTTCATGAAGGCAATGAGCTGTGTGATGGGCTTGGGACTCTCATGGCTCTGCTTCAGATGGTGCTCGAGCTTCTGCAGCTGCTTCAGAGTCCGCTGGTAACTGTCCATGTCGGCAGCgcatggctggctgggctggtggtCCGGGGTGGGCGACGGAGGGCCGGTAGGGAACGTGCTGCTCTCGGCGATGAAGTCGCCAAACAGGGACTCGTGTTTCCAGGATTCCATGGCATCGATAATCTATTTCGTCCAAATTAGTCGGGCGGTCGCGGGGGCTTGGCACAACCTTTTTCACTCACCGTCGAGGTTCCTTGCATGAGTTCGGTCCAGCTCTTCCTGTATCGAGGTCAGCCCTGGTCGGTGTAGCCCGGATAGCTGCAGCATATTGCTTACCAATCCGTGGCTTGCCACGACAGCACGAGCGAAGCCGCCAGGATGGCGTCGGAGTTCTCTCTCGAGAAGCAGCCGATGGCTTCCTGAAGGCGGTTCAGCGCAATGCCCCGGTGCTCGTAGGCCATGTTGCCAACCAATGGGCAGTCCGTCAGGTGCGCAAGGTGCGTGGCGGAAAACGCCAGCAGCGCATGCAAGACATAGTCGTAGGTAGCACCGATCTGGATGATtctagaaaaaaaagagaaaaggggcACTTGGTCAGCAAGGACGACATGGGATGGCATGTGTCAGGGGTCCAGCCTTACGTGGGAATCCGCCGCGTCCAAAGCGTGAAGCCATTGGCATTGAGGCTCTCCATCTGCTCGCTGATGGACGCAACATGGTGGATCAGCCTGAGCTGGTCCAGAGTCAAGTCACAGGGTGTCGGTGCAGGATAGATGTGCGGGAATGGGAACACCCCGGTAACCTTCCACTggttgatctcctcctcaatctgAGGGGTCCACATGAGGTCGGGCTTGTCAGGCGAGCAAGACCTCTCATCAGGCTGAGTGATGTCGTTGTAGGGGCAGCGGACCTTGTGCTTGGTGCAGTTGCGGCTGAAGCTAGAGTTAGTCATTTGTCTCTGAATTTTGAGGGATAAGCCAAGCGTACCATTGAGGGAAGCTTTCATCACATCTGATGTGGCGGCGCTTGCTGTGAAGGTTGTTAGTGAAAACATGCCTGACTGCCAGGCTCTCGACTCAGCTTACCAAGATTCACATCCCTTCCGGGACTTGGTGTGGCTCCGACGAGGAGGACCACCACCGGGACCGGCCATTATGAGAGATACTTTGGAAGATTATGAAAACGAAAGAACTGAACTGGCTGTTAGCCTCCAAGCCAAGATGGAAAACGAGAGACACCTGAAGccaggcggaggaggtcaagaaagggttgggggttgctgaCATAAATCAGAACAC encodes the following:
- a CDS encoding uncharacterized protein (COG:S; EggNog:ENOG503NUWV); translation: MAGPGGGPPRRSHTKSRKGCESCKRRHIRCDESFPQCRNCTKHKVRCPYNDITQPDERSCSPDKPDLMWTPQIEEEINQWKVTGVFPFPHIYPAPTPCDLTLDQLRLIHHVASISEQMESLNANGFTLWTRRIPTIIQIGATYDYVLHALLAFSATHLAHLTDCPLVGNMAYEHRGIALNRLQEAIGCFSRENSDAILAASLVLSWQATDWKSWTELMQGTSTIIDAMESWKHESLFGDFIAESSTFPTGPPSPTPDHQPSQPCAADMDSYQRTLKQLQKLEHHLKQSHESPKPITQLIAFMKGSRKIVLTQPLHQQFERLRALRTWLFWLPVDMLQQSSCSPNSLVVIAHYYTAALLMERLFPDIGAAYFGSLTVKPIEEIHQRLNSSERGQTSLSFMDHPLGTVYEFRSRMGWAHPVDTPAFHQYTAPPFYMNDGSPAMVPAASPEYFYGDNVSFNYSTEDLSVPNSAVSPLQLSSPFPHSGNQQYLNIPSPYGAYSPVSSVYGDFGDAGHSDFEDSGNWTVPYSAASPVMGPASHRYSVGFVSSPIQSTWA